One segment of Dolichospermum sp. DET69 DNA contains the following:
- a CDS encoding phenylacetate--CoA ligase family protein, producing the protein MKHQIPSQRAILGLENFITTPLAQKLEQHLHIDSQEIVLALFEDVAASVPAYQAFLAEQGINPRNIETLADFQNLPKINKENYISRYSLPQLCNNGNIGGCDMIAASSGSTGKATFWPRSLTDELQIATRFEQIFHDSFHADNKTTLAVICFALGTWVGGMFTTNCCRHLAAKGYPITVITPGNNKTEIWRIVQELGVNFQQVVLLGYPPFLKDVIDTGIANGMQWGQYNIKLVMAGEVFSEEWRNLVAQRIGSDNPCDDFASMYGTADAGVLGNETPLSICIRRFLAAKPEAAKALFGESRLPTLVQYDPNSRFFEVEEGNLLFSGDNGVPLIRYNIGDHGGLITYVEMLEFLANWNFDPITELENHRGIRQLPFVYVFGRSNFTVSYFGANIYPENVTVGLEQPIIREWVTGKFVLQVREDLDKNRFLSVVVELAPGVEDQEEKRLSITAAILAQLLRLNSEFANYVPPQYQTPIVELKPTGDLEYFPIGVKHRYTRK; encoded by the coding sequence ATGAAACACCAAATACCATCACAAAGGGCAATTCTAGGATTAGAAAATTTTATAACAACTCCCTTAGCCCAGAAACTAGAACAGCATCTTCATATTGACAGTCAAGAAATAGTTTTGGCATTATTTGAAGATGTAGCTGCTAGTGTACCTGCTTACCAGGCATTTTTAGCAGAACAAGGCATAAATCCTCGAAACATTGAAACATTAGCAGATTTCCAGAACTTACCAAAAATTAATAAAGAAAATTATATTTCCCGTTATTCTTTGCCCCAATTGTGTAATAATGGAAATATAGGAGGCTGTGATATGATCGCAGCCTCCTCCGGCTCAACAGGTAAAGCCACATTTTGGCCACGTTCCTTAACTGATGAATTACAAATAGCCACCCGGTTTGAGCAAATTTTTCATGACAGTTTTCATGCAGATAATAAAACCACTTTAGCAGTAATTTGTTTTGCCTTGGGAACTTGGGTAGGCGGAATGTTTACTACCAATTGTTGTCGTCATTTAGCTGCGAAAGGTTATCCAATTACAGTCATTACTCCAGGGAATAATAAAACGGAAATTTGGCGAATTGTCCAGGAATTGGGCGTTAATTTTCAGCAAGTTGTATTATTAGGATATCCACCATTTTTAAAAGATGTCATTGATACTGGTATTGCCAATGGGATGCAGTGGGGACAATATAATATTAAGTTAGTCATGGCCGGAGAAGTATTTAGTGAAGAATGGCGAAATTTAGTAGCCCAAAGAATAGGTTCTGACAATCCCTGTGATGATTTTGCCTCTATGTATGGAACAGCAGACGCAGGAGTTTTAGGAAATGAAACCCCTTTAAGTATTTGTATTCGGCGGTTTTTAGCAGCTAAACCAGAAGCCGCTAAAGCATTATTTGGGGAATCTCGTTTACCTACTTTAGTTCAATATGATCCTAATAGTCGGTTTTTTGAAGTGGAAGAGGGCAATTTACTATTTTCCGGTGATAATGGTGTGCCTTTAATTAGATATAATATTGGCGATCATGGTGGCTTAATTACTTATGTCGAAATGCTAGAGTTTTTAGCAAATTGGAATTTTGATCCTATCACTGAATTAGAGAATCATCGCGGAATTCGTCAATTACCTTTTGTTTATGTTTTCGGACGTTCTAACTTTACAGTTTCCTATTTTGGCGCAAATATTTATCCAGAAAATGTGACGGTAGGATTAGAACAACCAATTATCAGAGAATGGGTAACGGGTAAGTTTGTTTTACAGGTAAGGGAAGATTTAGACAAAAACCGCTTTTTATCTGTAGTCGTAGAGTTAGCGCCAGGAGTAGAAGATCAAGAAGAGAAAAGATTATCTATCACTGCTGCTATTTTGGCTCAATTATTGCGTCTGAATAGTGAATTTGCTAATTATGTTCCTCCCCAATATCAAACCCCGATAGTAGAATTAAAACCTACTGGTGATCTTGAGTATTTTCCGATAGGTGTTAAACATAGATATACCAGGAAATAA
- a CDS encoding serine/threonine protein kinase produces MQIYCSQQHINNGSHRFCTHCGEALPLNVGQVIDNRYEIARILGQGGFGRSYLAIDRQKSRKTCVLKEFAPNIVKPQDLEKAKELFEREASVLKKIQHDQIPRFHASFAAKIGTKDFFFLVQDYIEGDNYDQLFTQRQSQGKSFSEEEIINLLHNILPVLTYIHSLDIVHRDISPDNLILRESDNLPVLIDFGGVKQLPASQGFWRTQLAVNATLLGKKGYAPEEQLLQGKVYKNSDFYSLAVTALVLITGKEPNLLYDSYNGVWFWGKEIKVSPKLEAVFKKMLAYKPSDRYQKAEQVIKDLPPPSTVSTPQIMQTSKNNPHPYITKLKTEVVAPGIKRARTLHGGVKNQTTLFVQKIPMPIWLRPFTVSFIMSTGILLTGAGFFALGNFAVKGITSIQVPKIEVPKIPSIHNSGSGNNGKRSIQQVFSRVQQLEISSVFFTNTVNEVFYAQKPELNRRKLTEKSEDAALREQWTQVADQLLNNLEKANLSETAKKKIGSYSQQDSHRWDQLAKAGKLGNYKSFQDLRADTYQTFEPLFPGQKRGNLNQQTFLQIWYAIASDKVKNK; encoded by the coding sequence ATGCAAATATATTGCAGTCAGCAGCACATAAATAATGGTAGTCATCGCTTTTGTACTCATTGTGGTGAAGCATTACCGTTGAATGTAGGGCAAGTTATTGATAATCGTTATGAAATTGCGCGGATCTTGGGACAGGGTGGTTTTGGACGCAGTTATTTGGCAATTGATCGGCAAAAATCTCGGAAAACCTGCGTTTTAAAGGAATTTGCCCCCAATATTGTCAAACCGCAGGATTTAGAAAAGGCTAAGGAACTGTTTGAACGAGAAGCCAGTGTGCTTAAAAAAATTCAACATGACCAAATTCCGCGTTTTCATGCTTCTTTTGCCGCCAAAATTGGGACTAAGGATTTTTTCTTTTTGGTGCAAGATTATATTGAAGGTGATAATTATGATCAATTATTTACACAGCGTCAAAGTCAGGGAAAGTCTTTTAGTGAGGAAGAAATTATTAATTTATTGCATAATATTCTGCCTGTGCTGACTTATATTCATTCTTTAGATATAGTTCACCGCGATATTTCCCCGGATAATTTGATTTTACGCGAAAGTGATAATTTGCCTGTATTGATTGATTTTGGTGGTGTCAAACAGTTACCAGCTTCTCAGGGTTTTTGGCGGACACAATTGGCTGTAAATGCAACTTTATTAGGTAAAAAGGGATACGCGCCTGAAGAACAGTTACTTCAGGGAAAAGTATATAAAAATAGTGATTTTTATTCCTTGGCGGTGACGGCTTTGGTATTAATAACAGGGAAAGAACCAAATTTACTTTATGATAGCTATAATGGCGTTTGGTTTTGGGGTAAGGAAATTAAAGTAAGTCCCAAATTAGAGGCTGTCTTCAAGAAGATGTTGGCATATAAGCCGAGCGATCGCTATCAAAAAGCCGAACAAGTTATTAAAGATTTACCTCCACCATCTACTGTATCTACACCACAAATTATGCAAACTTCTAAGAATAATCCCCATCCTTATATTACTAAGTTAAAAACAGAGGTGGTAGCACCGGGTATCAAACGCGCTCGGACTCTTCATGGTGGTGTCAAGAATCAGACGACATTGTTTGTCCAAAAAATACCGATGCCAATATGGTTGCGGCCTTTTACTGTCAGCTTTATCATGAGTACGGGAATATTATTAACTGGTGCGGGTTTCTTCGCTTTAGGAAATTTTGCGGTCAAGGGGATAACATCAATTCAAGTTCCTAAAATTGAAGTTCCCAAAATCCCATCTATTCATAATTCTGGAAGTGGGAATAATGGGAAACGTAGTATTCAACAAGTTTTTAGTCGTGTCCAACAGTTAGAAATTTCTTCAGTATTTTTTACGAATACGGTTAATGAAGTTTTCTATGCCCAAAAACCAGAGTTAAACAGACGCAAGTTAACTGAGAAATCGGAAGATGCGGCTTTACGTGAACAATGGACTCAGGTTGCTGATCAGTTGTTAAATAATCTAGAAAAAGCAAATCTAAGTGAAACAGCGAAAAAGAAAATAGGTAGTTATAGTCAACAAGATTCTCACCGCTGGGATCAACTTGCTAAGGCTGGAAAATTGGGTAATTATAAATCTTTTCAGGATTTACGCGCAGATACGTATCAGACATTTGAACCGTTGTTTCCTGGTCAAAAACGCGGGAATTTAAATCAACAAACTTTTTTGCAAATCTGGTATGCGATCGCATCTGATAAAGTAAAGAATAAGTAA